AACCAGCACGCAATACCAAGGCATAAAGCCTGGTAAAACGTGCAAGAATGATGCGGTGAATCAGCCAACCAACGATAGGAATCTTCAACTGTAATTTTGCCCATTGTAATTCACCAATGGGCGTTTTAACGTAAAAACGAAAACCTGCCGTCAGTAAAAATAAAACAGCAAGCAAAAGATACCAATAATTAAGAATAAAATCAGAAGTGGCAATCAATAATCGGGTCATGAAAGGCAGTGTTCCCTGAAAACTTTTAAACATCTCAGCAAACGCTGGAATCACAAATGCATTAATAACTAGCAAAGCCACCAATGCGGCAACAAATACTAAAATGGGATAACGTAAGGCGGCTTTTATTTTTTCTTGGTATCAGTTTCCAACTCAAGATATTGAGCCAAGTGTAAAAACACTTGATCAAGTCGTCCGGTATTTTCGCCAACTTTTACTAGATTAACAAAAAAGAAGAAAAAATAGTTGGAAATTGGCTTAAGGAAATCGATAGACTATGCCCTTCATTCAAACTGGTCAGAATAGTCTGTAATGCATCAGATAAAGTCTTATTGCGCGTGGTTTCCGCAAGACGTGCGACCGCAATACCAATAGGAACGCCTGCTTTAAGCACGGTATACATTTGGCGGCATAACATTTGCAGTTCATCAAGAGGCACATGGGGTTTAAAAAACTGCGGTATTTTCCAAGTCACGGGCTTCTTTTCAGTTTTTTTTACAGCTTGAATAATTTCAATGGGAATCAGGGATTCGCTTTGTAATTGTCCAGCCAACTCCTCTGCCGATAAAGCAATTCGCTTGCCACTGACAGATTTACCCTGTCTATCTCGAGCGCTGTATTGAAATTCCGGCATAACCGTCATCCTGTTATGGAAGTAAGCTGCTTACCGCTGTTCAATCATATCTTATACCACGCAGCTAACCATTCTCATGTATACGTTCCGCCACCCCTTGCTTGAATCGTCCCCAAGCAAAGATACGGGCAATTTGCCCATTAGGATTTAAATACAATACACCACTTTTATCACTGACTCCCATCGCAGGAAAAAGCAATAATTGATTTAATTGCCTTGATAGAGCATAACTGTCCATTCCAAGAGCATAAAGACGATTGTAGCTATTATATTGCTCAGGCCAATGTTTGTGTTCCATATGATGATTAAATACCCAAGGCATATCGCAGAAAATAATGCCATTTAAATCACGATCTTTCATGGCATTAGGCGTTCCGGAATAGACGCTGGAAGTTGCGTAAACCGGAACATCGCCAGCATAATAATATTGCAGTAATGGCATGATTTGCCGTGCCTTATTAGGGTAAGAAAGGAGGAAAATCATATCGAAATCCTGTCTTCTTCTTGGTGTGGATTCAATATGATGACCCAGCACTTGGTTTAATTGTTTTTTCCGAGCCTCACTATCCGTGATATGAAGAAAATCGCGAACTGCCGTATTAAGATTTTCATTAGGGCGGTAACGCAAAGCATCCGTCACATGTCCGCCATTCGCTCGCCATTGGCTAGAAAAAGCAGCAACAATTTCATCACCCCAAGCCCCTTCTGGCGCTATTATTAGTGCTCGAATATAACCATTGTTACG
This genomic interval from Legionella oakridgensis ATCC 33761 = DSM 21215 contains the following:
- a CDS encoding type II secretion system F family protein, whose amino-acid sequence is MPEFQYSARDRQGKSVSGKRIALSAEELAGQLQSESLIPIEIIQAVKKTEKKPVTWKIPQFFKPHVPLDELQMLCRQMYTVLKAGVPIGIAVARLAETTRNKTLSDALQTILTSLNEGHSLSISLSQFPTIFSSFLLI